A stretch of the Ptiloglossa arizonensis isolate GNS036 chromosome 1, iyPtiAriz1_principal, whole genome shotgun sequence genome encodes the following:
- the LOC143154819 gene encoding FHIP family protein AGAP011705 isoform X1, with product MSWLRSSPLRTSFSKQRSRDSPPKDADPSACYNSFCKHWQQAYEIILHTSPPKGIPNQDDVLGVVNHIDHMVTLLVLELRDSYSYNNYRQSTTATHSPCLEYLLSENLLVKLYDWSIHTGRFNNAVRLEQLKLYELLVLHNSILLAHEPVARPLLRLLENCANDIMPLEVEKKLVVLLNQLCVTLMQNMALLDLFFHPTAVEKNKFIIFSLLIPHVHREGGVGQQARDAMLLCMSLSKKNDEVGVYIADHSNICPVLATGLSGLYSLLPRKLDIETDDWHRLTPDDVNDLPALMHLMNSLEFCNAVAQVAHPLVQKQLLEFLYHGFLVPVMGPALLQDSLGLTIEQLDVQEHWTTVEELVAATAYFDLFLRSVTDPGLLRSLVRFLLEDNYDECRILDSLIQRISSRSRLCIVTLALFETLVNLNCEDVMLELCLGALSPCSHVMLSQRRRLRHIDPFGRAAEKFLSLMPNCCSPLATINTQFNSLPNNVTQEKHSTTMSESLKSLPASINYGARSSDSLYGNYHAYLCDARQKIRACRIACSNWSYQYYGELPKSSTTSSATTLIDDNALLNKPQKKAETTKTLSLETLKQSTLVNEISEKSSMDNMLLNIQSLLDEKELHAAEKDVKIKSVAETGVVLSLEEQAKLDADIAELLSEDIGILESTKEVSLMDKKEPDSGIDDSNTAMNSLLSLGESSGYESFAFKGSSESTPDNEPSEDRMSEHEKTEIESNKEHGIFLHNIMEPSSIMPAELTNKQQTKDSYRQDVFNGQPNVGIFLDVLLRKLECMTSNNLYVNLHLTGLISRLAIYPQPLLQSFLLNHSLVFQPSIRSLFQVLASLKHKIDQFLSQHNNVDILVEQARLFLISREDKLVNARKNALEAAAHSAPVKRNSLSGEPFSRVFKRCESKRWSLTSSFTQMLRRSSGSSGSSSLISTINQSTGMSENQLEAIGHGSGYRYYTKTSWECPNEVSPVQNVVLCAVILDEWLKELAAITQEHAIMSFTQSLEFKV from the exons ATGAGCTGGTTACGAAGTAGCCCGCTGAGAACTAGTTTCAGCAAGCAGCGATCAAGAGACTCTCCACCAAAAGACGCTGATCCGTCAGCATGCTATAACAGCTTTTGTAAACACTGGCAACAAGCTTATGAAATCATCTTGCACACGTCT CCACCCAAGGGAATACCTAATCAGGATGACGTTTTAGGAGTTGTTAATCATATAGATCATATGGTAACGCTTTTAGTGTTAGAATTGCGAGACTCTTATTCTTATAACAATTATCGACAATCAACAACAGCAACACATTCTCCTTGTTTGGAATATTTATTAAGTGAGAACCTTCTTGTTAAATTATACGACTGGAGTATACATACTGGAAG ATTTAATAATGCTGTACGTTTGGAACAATTAAAACTTTATGAACTTTTAGTATTGCATAATAGTATTCTTCTTGCCCATGAACCAGTTGCCAGACCATTATTACGATTACTTGAGAATTGTGCAAATGATATTATGCCATTagaagtagaaaaaaaattagtaGTACTATTAAATCAATTGTGCGTCACTTTAATGCAAAACATGGCATTACTTGATTTATTCTTTCATCCAACAGCAGTAGAAAAAAACAA atttattatattttcattgttaATACCACACGTTCATAGAGAAGGTGGAGTAGGACAACAAGCACGTGATGCCATGTTACTTTGTATGTCTCTATCCAAGAAAAATGATGAAGTTGGAGTATATATTGCAGATCATTCTAATATATGCCCT GTACTAGCTACAGGTTTGAGTGGACTATATTCACTACTGCCTAGAAAATTAGATATCGAAACGGATGATTGGCATAGATTGACCCCAGATGATGTTAATGATTTGCCAGCATTAATGCACTTAATGAATTCTCTGGAATTTTGTAATGCTGTTGCACAAGTTGCCCATCCTTTGGTACAAAAACAGTTACTAGAATTTTTATATCATGGTTTTTTAGTACCTGTAATGGGTCCAGCTCTGTTACAG GATTCTCTTGGTTTGACCATAGAACAGCTAGATGTACAAGAACACTGG ACAACTGTGGAAGAATTAGTTGCAGCAACAGCTTATTTTGACCTGTTTCTACGATCTGTAACTGATCCCGGTCTTTTACGTTCACTTGTTAGATTTTTACTTGAAGATAATTATGATGAGTGCAGAATATTGGATAGTCTTATCCAAAGGATATCTTCCAGATCACGg ttgTGCATAGTAACTCTGGCACTGTTTGAAACTTTGGTCAATTTAAACTGTGAAGATGTTATGCTAGAACTATGCTTAGGTGCCTTGAGTCCTTGTTCTCATGTAATGCTCTCTCAGCGTAGAAGGCTAAGGCATATAGATCCTTTTGGGCGTGCAGCtgaaaaatttttatctttaatGCCAAATTGTTGTTCACCACTTGCAACTATAAACACTCAATTCAATTCTTTACCTAATAATGTAACTCAAGAAAAACATTCAACCACTATGTCTGAATCTCTGAAATCATTACCTGCATCCATAAATTATGGTGCTAGATCGTCGGATAGTTTGTATGGAAATTATCACGCATATTTATGTGATGCTCGGCAAAAAATAAGAGCTTGCCGAATTGCGTGTTCCAACTGGTCATATCAATACTATGGAGAATTACCAAAAAGTAGTACTACTAGTAGTGCAACAACATTGATAGATGACAATGCATTATTAAATAAGCCTCAAAAGAAAGCTGAAACAACCAAAACTTTATCATTAGAAACATTAAAACAGTCAACACTTGTTAATGAAATTAGTGAAAAATCATCAATGGATAATATGTTACTTAATATTCAGTCTTTGTTAGATGAAAAGGAATTACATGCAGCAGAAAAAGATGTAAAAATTAAATCCGTTGCAGAAACGGGAGTAGTGTTATCATTAGAGGAGCAAGCAAAATTAGATGCAGATATTGCTGAATTATTAAGTGAAGATATCGGAATATTGGAGTCTACTAAAGAAGTTTCATTAATGGACAAAAAGGAACCTGATAGTGGCATTGACGATTCGAATACTGCTATGAACTCACTTTTATCATTAGGGGAAAGTAGTGGGTATGAGAGTTTTGCATTTAAAGGTTCATCAGAGTCAACTCCAGACAATGAACCTAGCGAAGATCGAATGAGTGAACACGAAAAAACAGAAATTGAATCAAATAAAGAACACGGTATATTTCTACACAATATTATGGAACCAAGTTCAATCATGCCAGCAGAATTAACAAATAAACAACAAACTAAAGACAGTTATCGTCAAGATGTATTTAATGGACAGCCGAATGTCGGTATATTTTTGGATGTTCTTTTACGAAAGCTTGAATGTATGACAAGTAATAATTTATATGTTAATTTACATTTAACTGGACTTATCAGTAGACTGGCAATATACCCTCAGCCTTTACTACAATCATTTCTCTTAAATCATTCCCTGGTATTTCAACCCAGTATTAGATCACTATTCCAG GTACTTGCATCGTTAAAACATAAAATAGATCAGTTTCTTTCTCAGCATAATAATGTAGACATATTGGTAGAACAAGCACGACTATTTTTGATTAGTCGTGAAGATAAATTAGTGAATGCGAGAAAAAATGCATTAGAAGCTGCTGCCCACTCTGCACCTGTTAAAAGAAATTCTTTAAGTGGGGAGCCATTTTCAAGAG TATTCAAACGAT GTGAAAGCAAAAGATGGAGTTTAACGTCGTCTTTTACGCAAATGCTTAGACGGTCAAGTGGTAGCTCTGGTTCAAGTAGTTTAATCAGTACTATTAATCAATCAACCGGTATGTCGGAAAATCAATTAGAAGCTATTGGGCACGGTAGCGGATACCG GTATTATACAAAAACGTCCTGGGAATGTCCAAACGAAGTAAGTCCAGTACAAAATGTGGTCTTATGTGCAGTTATACTAGACGAATGGCTAAAAGAGTTAGCCGCTATTACACAGGAACATGCCATTATGTCTTTTACACAAAGCTTGGAGTTTAAAGTTTAA
- the LOC143154819 gene encoding FHIP family protein AGAP011705 isoform X3 produces MSWLRSSPLRTSFSKQRSRDSPPKDADPSACYNSFCKHWQQAYEIILHTSPPKGIPNQDDVLGVVNHIDHMVTLLVLELRDSYSYNNYRQSTTATHSPCLEYLLSENLLVKLYDWSIHTGRFNNAVRLEQLKLYELLVLHNSILLAHEPVARPLLRLLENCANDIMPLEVEKKLVVLLNQLCVTLMQNMALLDLFFHPTAVEKNKFIIFSLLIPHVHREGGVGQQARDAMLLCMSLSKKNDEVGVYIADHSNICPVLATGLSGLYSLLPRKLDIETDDWHRLTPDDVNDLPALMHLMNSLEFCNAVAQVAHPLVQKQLLEFLYHGFLVPVMGPALLQTTVEELVAATAYFDLFLRSVTDPGLLRSLVRFLLEDNYDECRILDSLIQRISSRSRLCIVTLALFETLVNLNCEDVMLELCLGALSPCSHVMLSQRRRLRHIDPFGRAAEKFLSLMPNCCSPLATINTQFNSLPNNVTQEKHSTTMSESLKSLPASINYGARSSDSLYGNYHAYLCDARQKIRACRIACSNWSYQYYGELPKSSTTSSATTLIDDNALLNKPQKKAETTKTLSLETLKQSTLVNEISEKSSMDNMLLNIQSLLDEKELHAAEKDVKIKSVAETGVVLSLEEQAKLDADIAELLSEDIGILESTKEVSLMDKKEPDSGIDDSNTAMNSLLSLGESSGYESFAFKGSSESTPDNEPSEDRMSEHEKTEIESNKEHGIFLHNIMEPSSIMPAELTNKQQTKDSYRQDVFNGQPNVGIFLDVLLRKLECMTSNNLYVNLHLTGLISRLAIYPQPLLQSFLLNHSLVFQPSIRSLFQVLASLKHKIDQFLSQHNNVDILVEQARLFLISREDKLVNARKNALEAAAHSAPVKRNSLSGEPFSRVFKRCESKRWSLTSSFTQMLRRSSGSSGSSSLISTINQSTGMSENQLEAIGHGSGYRYYTKTSWECPNEVSPVQNVVLCAVILDEWLKELAAITQEHAIMSFTQSLEFKV; encoded by the exons ATGAGCTGGTTACGAAGTAGCCCGCTGAGAACTAGTTTCAGCAAGCAGCGATCAAGAGACTCTCCACCAAAAGACGCTGATCCGTCAGCATGCTATAACAGCTTTTGTAAACACTGGCAACAAGCTTATGAAATCATCTTGCACACGTCT CCACCCAAGGGAATACCTAATCAGGATGACGTTTTAGGAGTTGTTAATCATATAGATCATATGGTAACGCTTTTAGTGTTAGAATTGCGAGACTCTTATTCTTATAACAATTATCGACAATCAACAACAGCAACACATTCTCCTTGTTTGGAATATTTATTAAGTGAGAACCTTCTTGTTAAATTATACGACTGGAGTATACATACTGGAAG ATTTAATAATGCTGTACGTTTGGAACAATTAAAACTTTATGAACTTTTAGTATTGCATAATAGTATTCTTCTTGCCCATGAACCAGTTGCCAGACCATTATTACGATTACTTGAGAATTGTGCAAATGATATTATGCCATTagaagtagaaaaaaaattagtaGTACTATTAAATCAATTGTGCGTCACTTTAATGCAAAACATGGCATTACTTGATTTATTCTTTCATCCAACAGCAGTAGAAAAAAACAA atttattatattttcattgttaATACCACACGTTCATAGAGAAGGTGGAGTAGGACAACAAGCACGTGATGCCATGTTACTTTGTATGTCTCTATCCAAGAAAAATGATGAAGTTGGAGTATATATTGCAGATCATTCTAATATATGCCCT GTACTAGCTACAGGTTTGAGTGGACTATATTCACTACTGCCTAGAAAATTAGATATCGAAACGGATGATTGGCATAGATTGACCCCAGATGATGTTAATGATTTGCCAGCATTAATGCACTTAATGAATTCTCTGGAATTTTGTAATGCTGTTGCACAAGTTGCCCATCCTTTGGTACAAAAACAGTTACTAGAATTTTTATATCATGGTTTTTTAGTACCTGTAATGGGTCCAGCTCTGTTACAG ACAACTGTGGAAGAATTAGTTGCAGCAACAGCTTATTTTGACCTGTTTCTACGATCTGTAACTGATCCCGGTCTTTTACGTTCACTTGTTAGATTTTTACTTGAAGATAATTATGATGAGTGCAGAATATTGGATAGTCTTATCCAAAGGATATCTTCCAGATCACGg ttgTGCATAGTAACTCTGGCACTGTTTGAAACTTTGGTCAATTTAAACTGTGAAGATGTTATGCTAGAACTATGCTTAGGTGCCTTGAGTCCTTGTTCTCATGTAATGCTCTCTCAGCGTAGAAGGCTAAGGCATATAGATCCTTTTGGGCGTGCAGCtgaaaaatttttatctttaatGCCAAATTGTTGTTCACCACTTGCAACTATAAACACTCAATTCAATTCTTTACCTAATAATGTAACTCAAGAAAAACATTCAACCACTATGTCTGAATCTCTGAAATCATTACCTGCATCCATAAATTATGGTGCTAGATCGTCGGATAGTTTGTATGGAAATTATCACGCATATTTATGTGATGCTCGGCAAAAAATAAGAGCTTGCCGAATTGCGTGTTCCAACTGGTCATATCAATACTATGGAGAATTACCAAAAAGTAGTACTACTAGTAGTGCAACAACATTGATAGATGACAATGCATTATTAAATAAGCCTCAAAAGAAAGCTGAAACAACCAAAACTTTATCATTAGAAACATTAAAACAGTCAACACTTGTTAATGAAATTAGTGAAAAATCATCAATGGATAATATGTTACTTAATATTCAGTCTTTGTTAGATGAAAAGGAATTACATGCAGCAGAAAAAGATGTAAAAATTAAATCCGTTGCAGAAACGGGAGTAGTGTTATCATTAGAGGAGCAAGCAAAATTAGATGCAGATATTGCTGAATTATTAAGTGAAGATATCGGAATATTGGAGTCTACTAAAGAAGTTTCATTAATGGACAAAAAGGAACCTGATAGTGGCATTGACGATTCGAATACTGCTATGAACTCACTTTTATCATTAGGGGAAAGTAGTGGGTATGAGAGTTTTGCATTTAAAGGTTCATCAGAGTCAACTCCAGACAATGAACCTAGCGAAGATCGAATGAGTGAACACGAAAAAACAGAAATTGAATCAAATAAAGAACACGGTATATTTCTACACAATATTATGGAACCAAGTTCAATCATGCCAGCAGAATTAACAAATAAACAACAAACTAAAGACAGTTATCGTCAAGATGTATTTAATGGACAGCCGAATGTCGGTATATTTTTGGATGTTCTTTTACGAAAGCTTGAATGTATGACAAGTAATAATTTATATGTTAATTTACATTTAACTGGACTTATCAGTAGACTGGCAATATACCCTCAGCCTTTACTACAATCATTTCTCTTAAATCATTCCCTGGTATTTCAACCCAGTATTAGATCACTATTCCAG GTACTTGCATCGTTAAAACATAAAATAGATCAGTTTCTTTCTCAGCATAATAATGTAGACATATTGGTAGAACAAGCACGACTATTTTTGATTAGTCGTGAAGATAAATTAGTGAATGCGAGAAAAAATGCATTAGAAGCTGCTGCCCACTCTGCACCTGTTAAAAGAAATTCTTTAAGTGGGGAGCCATTTTCAAGAG TATTCAAACGAT GTGAAAGCAAAAGATGGAGTTTAACGTCGTCTTTTACGCAAATGCTTAGACGGTCAAGTGGTAGCTCTGGTTCAAGTAGTTTAATCAGTACTATTAATCAATCAACCGGTATGTCGGAAAATCAATTAGAAGCTATTGGGCACGGTAGCGGATACCG GTATTATACAAAAACGTCCTGGGAATGTCCAAACGAAGTAAGTCCAGTACAAAATGTGGTCTTATGTGCAGTTATACTAGACGAATGGCTAAAAGAGTTAGCCGCTATTACACAGGAACATGCCATTATGTCTTTTACACAAAGCTTGGAGTTTAAAGTTTAA
- the LOC143154819 gene encoding FHIP family protein AGAP011705 isoform X2, which translates to MSWLRSSPLRTSFSKQRSRDSPPKDADPSACYNSFCKHWQQAYEIILHTSPPKGIPNQDDVLGVVNHIDHMVTLLVLELRDSYSYNNYRQSTTATHSPCLEYLLSENLLVKLYDWSIHTGRFNNAVRLEQLKLYELLVLHNSILLAHEPVARPLLRLLENCANDIMPLEVEKKLVVLLNQLCVTLMQNMALLDLFFHPTAVEKNKFIIFSLLIPHVHREGGVGQQARDAMLLCMSLSKKNDEVGVYIADHSNICPVLATGLSGLYSLLPRKLDIETDDWHRLTPDDVNDLPALMHLMNSLEFCNAVAQVAHPLVQKQLLEFLYHGFLVPVMGPALLQDSLGLTIEQLDVQEHWTTVEELVAATAYFDLFLRSVTDPGLLRSLVRFLLEDNYDECRILDSLIQRISSRSRLCIVTLALFETLVNLNCEDVMLELCLGALSPCSHVMLSQRRRLRHIDPFGRAAEKFLSLMPNCCSPLATINTQFNSLPNNVTQEKHSTTMSESLKSLPASINYGARSSDSLYGNYHAYLCDARQKIRACRIACSNWSYQYYGELPKSSTTSSATTLIDDNALLNKPQKKAETTKTLSLETLKQSTLVNEISEKSSMDNMLLNIQSLLDEKELHAAEKDVKIKSVAETGVVLSLEEQAKLDADIAELLSEDIGILESTKEVSLMDKKEPDSGIDDSNTAMNSLLSLGESSGYESFAFKGSSESTPDNEPSEDRMSEHEKTEIESNKEHGIFLHNIMEPSSIMPAELTNKQQTKDSYRQDVFNGQPNVGIFLDVLLRKLECMTSNNLYVNLHLTGLISRLAIYPQPLLQSFLLNHSLVFQPSIRSLFQVLASLKHKIDQFLSQHNNVDILVEQARLFLISREDKLVNARKNALEAAAHSAPVKRNSLSGEPFSRGESKRWSLTSSFTQMLRRSSGSSGSSSLISTINQSTGMSENQLEAIGHGSGYRYYTKTSWECPNEVSPVQNVVLCAVILDEWLKELAAITQEHAIMSFTQSLEFKV; encoded by the exons ATGAGCTGGTTACGAAGTAGCCCGCTGAGAACTAGTTTCAGCAAGCAGCGATCAAGAGACTCTCCACCAAAAGACGCTGATCCGTCAGCATGCTATAACAGCTTTTGTAAACACTGGCAACAAGCTTATGAAATCATCTTGCACACGTCT CCACCCAAGGGAATACCTAATCAGGATGACGTTTTAGGAGTTGTTAATCATATAGATCATATGGTAACGCTTTTAGTGTTAGAATTGCGAGACTCTTATTCTTATAACAATTATCGACAATCAACAACAGCAACACATTCTCCTTGTTTGGAATATTTATTAAGTGAGAACCTTCTTGTTAAATTATACGACTGGAGTATACATACTGGAAG ATTTAATAATGCTGTACGTTTGGAACAATTAAAACTTTATGAACTTTTAGTATTGCATAATAGTATTCTTCTTGCCCATGAACCAGTTGCCAGACCATTATTACGATTACTTGAGAATTGTGCAAATGATATTATGCCATTagaagtagaaaaaaaattagtaGTACTATTAAATCAATTGTGCGTCACTTTAATGCAAAACATGGCATTACTTGATTTATTCTTTCATCCAACAGCAGTAGAAAAAAACAA atttattatattttcattgttaATACCACACGTTCATAGAGAAGGTGGAGTAGGACAACAAGCACGTGATGCCATGTTACTTTGTATGTCTCTATCCAAGAAAAATGATGAAGTTGGAGTATATATTGCAGATCATTCTAATATATGCCCT GTACTAGCTACAGGTTTGAGTGGACTATATTCACTACTGCCTAGAAAATTAGATATCGAAACGGATGATTGGCATAGATTGACCCCAGATGATGTTAATGATTTGCCAGCATTAATGCACTTAATGAATTCTCTGGAATTTTGTAATGCTGTTGCACAAGTTGCCCATCCTTTGGTACAAAAACAGTTACTAGAATTTTTATATCATGGTTTTTTAGTACCTGTAATGGGTCCAGCTCTGTTACAG GATTCTCTTGGTTTGACCATAGAACAGCTAGATGTACAAGAACACTGG ACAACTGTGGAAGAATTAGTTGCAGCAACAGCTTATTTTGACCTGTTTCTACGATCTGTAACTGATCCCGGTCTTTTACGTTCACTTGTTAGATTTTTACTTGAAGATAATTATGATGAGTGCAGAATATTGGATAGTCTTATCCAAAGGATATCTTCCAGATCACGg ttgTGCATAGTAACTCTGGCACTGTTTGAAACTTTGGTCAATTTAAACTGTGAAGATGTTATGCTAGAACTATGCTTAGGTGCCTTGAGTCCTTGTTCTCATGTAATGCTCTCTCAGCGTAGAAGGCTAAGGCATATAGATCCTTTTGGGCGTGCAGCtgaaaaatttttatctttaatGCCAAATTGTTGTTCACCACTTGCAACTATAAACACTCAATTCAATTCTTTACCTAATAATGTAACTCAAGAAAAACATTCAACCACTATGTCTGAATCTCTGAAATCATTACCTGCATCCATAAATTATGGTGCTAGATCGTCGGATAGTTTGTATGGAAATTATCACGCATATTTATGTGATGCTCGGCAAAAAATAAGAGCTTGCCGAATTGCGTGTTCCAACTGGTCATATCAATACTATGGAGAATTACCAAAAAGTAGTACTACTAGTAGTGCAACAACATTGATAGATGACAATGCATTATTAAATAAGCCTCAAAAGAAAGCTGAAACAACCAAAACTTTATCATTAGAAACATTAAAACAGTCAACACTTGTTAATGAAATTAGTGAAAAATCATCAATGGATAATATGTTACTTAATATTCAGTCTTTGTTAGATGAAAAGGAATTACATGCAGCAGAAAAAGATGTAAAAATTAAATCCGTTGCAGAAACGGGAGTAGTGTTATCATTAGAGGAGCAAGCAAAATTAGATGCAGATATTGCTGAATTATTAAGTGAAGATATCGGAATATTGGAGTCTACTAAAGAAGTTTCATTAATGGACAAAAAGGAACCTGATAGTGGCATTGACGATTCGAATACTGCTATGAACTCACTTTTATCATTAGGGGAAAGTAGTGGGTATGAGAGTTTTGCATTTAAAGGTTCATCAGAGTCAACTCCAGACAATGAACCTAGCGAAGATCGAATGAGTGAACACGAAAAAACAGAAATTGAATCAAATAAAGAACACGGTATATTTCTACACAATATTATGGAACCAAGTTCAATCATGCCAGCAGAATTAACAAATAAACAACAAACTAAAGACAGTTATCGTCAAGATGTATTTAATGGACAGCCGAATGTCGGTATATTTTTGGATGTTCTTTTACGAAAGCTTGAATGTATGACAAGTAATAATTTATATGTTAATTTACATTTAACTGGACTTATCAGTAGACTGGCAATATACCCTCAGCCTTTACTACAATCATTTCTCTTAAATCATTCCCTGGTATTTCAACCCAGTATTAGATCACTATTCCAG GTACTTGCATCGTTAAAACATAAAATAGATCAGTTTCTTTCTCAGCATAATAATGTAGACATATTGGTAGAACAAGCACGACTATTTTTGATTAGTCGTGAAGATAAATTAGTGAATGCGAGAAAAAATGCATTAGAAGCTGCTGCCCACTCTGCACCTGTTAAAAGAAATTCTTTAAGTGGGGAGCCATTTTCAAGAG GTGAAAGCAAAAGATGGAGTTTAACGTCGTCTTTTACGCAAATGCTTAGACGGTCAAGTGGTAGCTCTGGTTCAAGTAGTTTAATCAGTACTATTAATCAATCAACCGGTATGTCGGAAAATCAATTAGAAGCTATTGGGCACGGTAGCGGATACCG GTATTATACAAAAACGTCCTGGGAATGTCCAAACGAAGTAAGTCCAGTACAAAATGTGGTCTTATGTGCAGTTATACTAGACGAATGGCTAAAAGAGTTAGCCGCTATTACACAGGAACATGCCATTATGTCTTTTACACAAAGCTTGGAGTTTAAAGTTTAA